One genomic window of Leptospira paudalimensis includes the following:
- a CDS encoding acetylglutamate kinase — protein MKSKDILSRVFEITRDPRDGLLFIKEFQSLSPESFAILYADSETIFESSEALFSDLKLLYQLDLFPFVVLEEDSFQYLKVFFPLEQMGSNPNDEKTLGFSYEIIARDEPLRESVKTSIQKKKIPILLWNDEIEKLESVLDRCRAILHSSKVIYVSIDGPFKDPNSGKVKSILQMENTFPLPSGVTITESQKEFIQLSEALLSKIEDPKFSIVLTSPFTLLTELFTVKGSGTLVKRKNKINKFESTDGVDMVRLFRLIEESFGKKLKPDFFQSKFDVLFLEESYRACAWMQKTEYGYLLSKFAVNGVARGAGVGRDIWDQILEHCSPLFWRSKPDNTINKWYMSIAQGIEKDNSWYYYWLGVDQTLIPGIISLLKSQPEDFGLPNPPSEP, from the coding sequence ATGAAGTCAAAGGACATTTTAAGTCGTGTTTTTGAAATCACAAGAGATCCAAGAGATGGCCTACTTTTCATAAAAGAATTCCAATCCCTTTCTCCCGAATCTTTTGCCATTCTATATGCTGATTCCGAAACCATCTTTGAAAGTTCCGAAGCTTTATTTTCAGACTTAAAACTCCTCTACCAATTGGATTTGTTTCCTTTTGTTGTTCTAGAAGAAGATAGTTTTCAATACTTAAAAGTTTTTTTCCCACTCGAACAAATGGGCTCCAACCCTAACGATGAAAAGACATTAGGATTTTCTTATGAAATCATCGCAAGAGATGAACCTCTTCGTGAATCGGTTAAAACTTCTATTCAAAAGAAAAAAATCCCCATCCTACTTTGGAACGATGAAATTGAAAAACTTGAATCCGTCTTAGATCGATGTAGGGCAATTTTACATTCCTCAAAGGTGATCTATGTATCCATCGATGGTCCATTCAAAGATCCAAACTCTGGAAAAGTGAAATCAATTTTACAAATGGAAAATACCTTTCCTCTTCCCAGTGGAGTGACTATTACCGAAAGCCAAAAAGAATTCATCCAACTTTCAGAGGCATTGCTTTCCAAAATAGAAGATCCAAAATTCAGTATTGTTCTCACATCACCTTTCACACTTTTAACAGAACTTTTTACAGTCAAAGGAAGTGGAACACTAGTTAAACGAAAAAACAAAATCAATAAGTTTGAATCCACTGATGGAGTGGATATGGTGCGTCTCTTTCGTTTGATTGAAGAATCATTTGGGAAAAAACTAAAACCGGATTTTTTTCAAAGTAAGTTTGATGTCTTATTTTTGGAAGAATCCTATCGTGCCTGTGCCTGGATGCAAAAAACTGAATATGGTTATTTACTTTCAAAATTTGCTGTGAATGGCGTGGCACGTGGTGCAGGTGTTGGCCGAGACATTTGGGACCAAATTTTAGAACATTGTAGTCCTCTTTTTTGGCGGAGTAAACCAGATAATACAATCAATAAATGGTATATGTCAATCGCACAAGGAATTGAAAAAGACAATTCTTGGTATTATTATTGGCTCGGTGTGGACCAAACACTTATCCCTGGAATCATATCTCTTTTGAAATCCCAACCAGAAGACTTTGGTCTACCAAATCCACCATCAGAACCATAA
- a CDS encoding THUMP domain-containing class I SAM-dependent RNA methyltransferase, giving the protein MAHRIHWFTKLFGSKIRRFGIKPTHPTYHAICGEGLSPLLETEIQSFHLKISNQNRGGIFFSGKKEDVIQFAIHTKFASRVNLQLLHENAQNYDEFYTKTSEIPWEKYIGPNVSFRIDAETKDKLKNSEFTMHRTKDAILDRLRAKKVPLPEIEKRLADITIVVRSHTDRFSVELSLSGDPVGRRGYRLHAGNAPVREPIAQAMLEMSDWKEGETLVDPMCGSGTVLIEAALRERLFGEINRFLFAESPIFQTLFPTYVFSERKKESPTSPHLFGFDIDPEAIRIAKENAYEAGVEDFIKFEVADCLTLKNTFGSQGHLVTNPPYGDRIGKPMEDLREMYFQFGRVLKNEFGGWKFTVLCADFSLLGKFGLKENKHITLKHANLKAKIVDYELRGGK; this is encoded by the coding sequence ATCGCTCATAGAATCCATTGGTTTACAAAACTATTTGGCTCAAAAATTAGGAGATTCGGAATAAAACCTACACATCCCACCTATCATGCCATTTGCGGAGAAGGACTTTCTCCGCTTTTGGAAACGGAAATCCAATCCTTTCATCTTAAAATCAGCAATCAGAATCGTGGTGGAATTTTTTTCTCAGGCAAAAAAGAGGATGTGATCCAATTTGCCATCCATACCAAATTTGCCTCTCGTGTGAATTTGCAACTCCTTCATGAAAATGCACAAAACTACGACGAATTTTATACCAAAACATCCGAGATCCCATGGGAAAAATACATTGGACCCAATGTGAGTTTTCGTATTGATGCGGAAACCAAAGATAAATTAAAAAATTCTGAATTCACGATGCATCGTACAAAAGATGCAATCCTTGACAGACTCCGTGCCAAAAAAGTCCCTCTACCCGAAATTGAAAAACGTTTAGCCGACATTACCATTGTTGTCAGGTCACATACGGATCGATTTAGCGTCGAACTTTCATTATCTGGCGATCCTGTCGGACGACGAGGTTACAGACTCCATGCAGGAAATGCCCCTGTGAGAGAACCCATTGCTCAAGCAATGCTTGAAATGTCCGATTGGAAGGAAGGGGAAACTTTAGTTGACCCAATGTGCGGATCAGGTACAGTTCTTATTGAAGCTGCACTCAGAGAACGCCTGTTTGGTGAAATTAATCGATTTCTTTTTGCAGAATCCCCTATTTTCCAAACCTTATTTCCTACCTATGTATTCTCAGAACGAAAAAAGGAAAGTCCAACCTCTCCACATTTGTTTGGATTTGACATAGACCCTGAGGCAATTCGCATCGCTAAAGAAAATGCCTATGAAGCAGGAGTGGAAGATTTTATCAAGTTTGAAGTTGCAGACTGTTTAACATTAAAAAATACATTTGGTTCCCAAGGTCATTTGGTCACAAACCCTCCTTATGGTGACCGTATCGGAAAACCCATGGAAGATCTACGTGAGATGTACTTTCAATTTGGCCGAGTTTTAAAAAATGAATTTGGTGGCTGGAAGTTTACAGTGTTATGTGCTGATTTTTCCCTCCTTGGAAAATTTGGTTTAAAGGAAAACAAACACATCACACTCAAACATGCAAATTTAAAGGCAAAAATCGTAGATTATGAATTAAGAGGGGGGAAATGA
- the bfr gene encoding bacterioferritin, with amino-acid sequence MKGKKEVIDILAEVLSAELTAINQYFIHAKLCKNWGYMELAEYLRKESIEEMKHADEIMERILYFDGIPDLQKYMKINVGQTVPEMLQHDLQLEYNAVERLNRGIDICVASKDNGTRELLEKILVSEEEHIDWIETQVSLIESIGLQNYLAQKLGDSE; translated from the coding sequence ATGAAGGGAAAAAAAGAAGTAATCGACATATTAGCAGAAGTTCTATCTGCGGAACTCACAGCCATCAATCAGTATTTCATACACGCAAAATTATGCAAAAACTGGGGATACATGGAACTTGCCGAGTATCTCAGAAAAGAATCCATCGAAGAAATGAAACATGCTGACGAAATCATGGAGCGTATTCTCTATTTTGATGGTATCCCTGACTTACAAAAATACATGAAAATCAATGTAGGCCAAACAGTTCCCGAGATGTTACAACATGACTTACAATTGGAATACAATGCTGTAGAACGATTGAACCGTGGGATTGATATATGTGTGGCAAGTAAAGACAATGGAACAAGAGAACTTTTGGAGAAAATTCTTGTCTCGGAAGAAGAACACATTGATTGGATTGAGACTCAAGTATCGCTCATAGAATCCATTGGTTTACAAAACTATTTGGCTCAAAAATTAGGAGATTCGGAATAA
- a CDS encoding thiolase family protein, with translation MKKVYIHNPSMSVFGKHKGSQLDLSSVTAKQSVHEFQSHKIQFIIYASFSPDSYNQEFHLSAKIAARLGLKDLYSIRMETASSSGAAAFQLGVNLILSGRFDHGLVIATELMSQLNREESNLLLGSVLSDSQRKLGMSMAQGGAMITNQYLHQYGYEAEDLFAIAKKLHDNGLQNPKAHIKKNLTLEEYKNQPKISSPLGLYDISPLSDGSAALILSKDPSSVSVRGMGSGLSPFLSSAEPSFLANRIAFAKAYEEAGVGPNDIHFAELHDAFTPFELVGAEDAGFFKRGEALFQVKAGLTHPKGKLPINASGGLKSRGHPVGASGLAQIVELCRFFSEWPEKRLAVAQSIGGLATNNFVSILERV, from the coding sequence ATGAAGAAAGTTTACATTCACAATCCATCAATGAGTGTATTTGGTAAACACAAAGGATCACAACTCGATTTGTCCTCTGTTACCGCAAAACAATCTGTACATGAGTTTCAATCTCACAAAATTCAATTCATCATTTATGCAAGTTTTTCACCTGATTCTTATAACCAGGAATTTCACCTTTCAGCAAAAATTGCTGCCAGGTTAGGACTAAAAGATCTTTATTCCATTCGAATGGAAACTGCATCTTCTTCCGGTGCGGCAGCCTTCCAGTTGGGAGTGAATTTGATTCTCAGTGGTCGGTTTGATCATGGTCTTGTGATCGCAACAGAACTCATGTCACAACTGAACCGAGAAGAAAGTAATTTATTGTTAGGTTCTGTCCTCTCCGATTCACAACGGAAACTAGGAATGTCAATGGCACAAGGTGGTGCCATGATCACAAACCAATACCTACATCAGTATGGGTACGAGGCCGAGGATTTGTTTGCCATCGCGAAAAAACTACATGACAATGGGTTACAAAATCCAAAGGCACATATCAAAAAAAATCTAACCCTGGAAGAATACAAAAACCAACCTAAGATTTCAAGCCCACTTGGGCTTTATGATATCTCTCCCTTATCTGATGGATCAGCAGCTCTCATCTTATCCAAGGATCCTAGTTCGGTTTCTGTCAGAGGAATGGGTTCTGGTTTGTCTCCTTTCCTATCTAGTGCTGAGCCCAGTTTTTTAGCCAATCGGATTGCCTTTGCCAAGGCCTATGAAGAGGCAGGAGTGGGGCCAAATGACATCCATTTTGCGGAGTTACACGATGCATTTACTCCATTTGAGCTTGTAGGTGCCGAAGATGCAGGATTTTTCAAACGGGGAGAGGCCTTATTCCAGGTAAAAGCTGGTCTCACTCACCCAAAGGGCAAATTACCGATCAATGCTTCCGGTGGGCTTAAATCCCGGGGTCACCCCGTCGGAGCATCGGGACTTGCTCAAATTGTGGAACTTTGTAGGTTCTTTTCTGAATGGCCTGAAAAGCGGTTGGCAGTAGCACAAAGTATAGGTGGACTAGCTACAAACAACTTTGTGTCGATATTAGAAAGAGTCTGA
- the waaF gene encoding lipopolysaccharide heptosyltransferase II, translating into MPEKILIIQTAFLGDLILSTSFFHAVKMEHKESEIHVLVNLGTESVLDHNPDITHVWCLDKKKIKKNPFFFLKFIQKLRKEKFDKVYSPHFSYRSSLISFFTKAPIRIGYKESGFSFLHTKLVQRPKQGPHEVEKLFSLLFEPYDFPTGRERRPYLYPSEEDESSYLSKRTKLLKNETGYILIAPSSLWETKRMPEEKFVSVITQILRKRNESVILVGSKADVEIQDHIFRMMKTEPLEIKERERLLSLVGQTSLKELMVWIQNATAIISNDSSPIHFASAFNTPTVMIYGATIPEFGYGSLSDKHRILQVNGLNCRPCGIHGGRICPEGHFRCMLDQNPVRIFEALEEVIKT; encoded by the coding sequence ATGCCTGAAAAAATCCTCATCATCCAAACCGCTTTCCTTGGCGATTTAATCCTCTCCACCTCCTTTTTTCACGCGGTGAAAATGGAACACAAGGAAAGTGAAATCCATGTGTTAGTGAATTTAGGAACGGAATCTGTATTAGATCATAATCCTGATATAACGCATGTTTGGTGTCTAGATAAAAAGAAGATCAAAAAGAATCCATTTTTTTTCTTAAAGTTCATCCAAAAATTAAGAAAAGAAAAGTTTGATAAAGTATATTCTCCCCATTTTTCCTATCGTTCTAGTTTGATTTCTTTTTTCACAAAGGCTCCCATTCGGATTGGTTACAAAGAATCTGGATTTTCTTTTTTGCATACCAAGTTGGTCCAAAGACCAAAACAAGGACCACATGAGGTGGAAAAATTATTTTCACTTTTATTTGAACCGTATGATTTCCCAACTGGAAGAGAAAGAAGGCCCTATTTATATCCTAGCGAGGAAGACGAATCTTCCTATCTTTCCAAACGGACAAAACTTCTCAAAAACGAAACCGGTTACATTTTAATTGCTCCCTCTTCTTTATGGGAAACCAAACGAATGCCTGAAGAAAAATTTGTGAGTGTCATCACACAAATTTTGAGAAAAAGAAATGAATCAGTCATTCTCGTAGGAAGTAAGGCAGATGTAGAGATCCAAGATCATATTTTTCGTATGATGAAAACAGAACCTTTGGAAATCAAAGAAAGAGAGAGGTTACTTTCTTTAGTAGGCCAAACAAGTTTAAAAGAACTTATGGTATGGATTCAAAATGCAACAGCCATCATTTCCAATGATTCAAGTCCCATTCATTTTGCTTCTGCATTCAATACACCAACGGTTATGATCTACGGTGCAACAATCCCAGAATTTGGTTATGGAAGTTTGTCAGACAAACACCGAATTTTGCAAGTGAATGGTCTAAACTGTAGACCTTGTGGAATTCATGGTGGAAGGATTTGTCCTGAAGGTCATTTCCGTTGTATGTTAGACCAAAACCCCGTTCGCATATTTGAAGCACTTGAGGAAGTGATTAAAACATGA
- a CDS encoding aminopeptidase P N-terminal domain-containing protein, with product MKQPQLKSKEYDAVTYQKRISKVQKKLKNGEILILFAANHKIRNRDVEYKFRQNSDFYYLTGIKEEDSILILTSETVGMFCLPKDKEREIWTGIRLGKDKIKSMLGLNFVYDLNDWDKQKSAILLGNHTLYYFFGENPERDRELLLECKNLSERAREGKFGPHRIEHPNFLHEERLTKSKEEIQILKNAAEITKLGHMRIMRESKPGMYEYELEALLEQEYLKYGSIGGGYGHIVASGKNACILHYVNNDDKLLDGDLVLVDSGAEWNYYTADVTRVFPVGKKFSESQKMIYEVVLYAQKNAIQHSVAGIPFNEVHEKTVRFLSDCLREMGFLTGNLDEILEKETYKKFYMHRTGHYLGMDVHDVGRYFLEGKSRPLKDGQVVTVEPGLYFDPKDESIPKEFRGIGIRIEDDILINGKTPINLTESIPKEISEIEALKA from the coding sequence ATGAAACAACCGCAATTAAAATCCAAAGAATATGATGCTGTTACGTATCAAAAAAGAATCTCTAAAGTTCAAAAAAAATTAAAAAATGGAGAAATCCTGATTCTTTTTGCGGCAAATCATAAAATTCGTAACCGTGATGTTGAATATAAGTTTAGACAAAACTCAGATTTTTATTATCTAACAGGGATTAAAGAAGAAGATTCAATATTGATATTAACATCCGAAACTGTTGGAATGTTTTGTTTGCCAAAGGACAAAGAGAGAGAGATTTGGACAGGGATTCGCTTGGGAAAAGACAAAATCAAATCCATGTTAGGTTTGAATTTTGTTTATGACTTAAATGATTGGGACAAACAAAAATCTGCAATTTTATTAGGAAATCATACTTTATATTATTTTTTTGGTGAAAACCCCGAGAGAGACCGCGAACTATTATTAGAATGTAAAAATTTATCGGAAAGGGCAAGGGAAGGAAAATTTGGACCACATCGAATTGAACATCCCAATTTTTTACATGAAGAACGTCTCACCAAATCAAAAGAAGAAATTCAAATTTTAAAAAATGCAGCCGAAATTACCAAACTTGGGCATATGCGAATCATGCGAGAAAGTAAACCTGGTATGTACGAATATGAACTGGAAGCCTTACTCGAACAAGAATACTTAAAGTATGGCTCCATTGGAGGAGGGTATGGACATATTGTAGCATCTGGTAAAAATGCATGTATTTTACATTATGTAAACAATGATGACAAACTCTTGGATGGAGATTTGGTTCTCGTTGATTCTGGTGCTGAATGGAATTATTATACGGCTGACGTAACTCGCGTTTTCCCTGTCGGTAAAAAATTTTCCGAATCACAAAAGATGATATATGAAGTAGTTTTGTATGCACAAAAAAATGCAATCCAACATTCAGTTGCAGGTATTCCATTCAATGAAGTCCATGAAAAAACAGTTCGATTTTTATCAGACTGCCTTAGGGAAATGGGATTTTTAACAGGGAACCTGGATGAAATTTTAGAAAAAGAAACCTACAAGAAGTTTTATATGCATCGCACGGGACATTATTTGGGAATGGATGTACATGATGTGGGAAGGTACTTTTTAGAAGGTAAATCAAGGCCTTTAAAAGACGGTCAAGTTGTCACTGTAGAACCAGGATTGTATTTTGATCCAAAGGATGAATCGATTCCAAAAGAGTTTCGTGGGATCGGGATCCGTATTGAAGATGACATTCTCATCAATGGCAAAACTCCTATCAACTTAACGGAATCCATTCCAAAGGAAATTTCAGAAATCGAAGCTCTGAAAGCGTAA
- a CDS encoding MarR family winged helix-turn-helix transcriptional regulator, giving the protein MPRELPKRFRSVRYFDRISSEIADIVRIEMEKLGYPGLTTSHFEILTFLIRTSKPINMTQIAKTIEKTKPTCTVLVNRLVKEGLVDRNPSPSDGREWAILLSRDGKKIRKKIVTISAKLLSLQTWGISKENEDILYPILDEIYKHIRDRKGIV; this is encoded by the coding sequence ATGCCAAGAGAACTTCCAAAACGGTTTCGCTCCGTTCGTTATTTTGATCGTATTAGTTCAGAAATTGCTGATATTGTTCGCATCGAAATGGAGAAGTTAGGTTATCCAGGTCTCACTACCTCTCATTTTGAAATATTAACGTTTTTGATTCGAACATCGAAACCTATCAATATGACCCAAATCGCCAAAACAATTGAAAAGACAAAACCAACGTGTACGGTCCTCGTGAATCGATTGGTGAAAGAAGGCCTTGTGGATCGAAATCCGTCTCCTAGTGATGGAAGGGAATGGGCAATTTTACTTTCAAGGGATGGAAAAAAAATTCGGAAAAAAATCGTAACCATTTCCGCAAAATTATTATCCCTTCAAACTTGGGGGATTTCAAAAGAAAACGAGGATATTTTATACCCTATCCTCGATGAAATTTATAAACACATCCGAGACCGAAAGGGAATCGTTTGA
- a CDS encoding enoyl-CoA hydratase/isomerase family protein, which translates to MISFELNDGIGIIQLGINDKNSFSNESFLALKQSIQQAKDSKAKVVVLRSTSAGSFSLGLDLTTVSSMDMSKDLAPFLELFYHNLTEIYQLPMPTIAEVSGHALGYGAMLALVCDYRFATSDIRFGLPEVKIGIQVPSFVYALMGEAVGYDLAKRHVLLGDAFKAKEYPTLFEEISETEDDLKKKSKSLQTKLKKNSFSAMRDTKKGILSVHKPLLDLVKEDVKNTIASIQSPDAKEGISASVEVRRPVFTS; encoded by the coding sequence ATGATAAGTTTTGAACTGAATGATGGAATCGGAATCATTCAACTTGGGATTAATGACAAGAACAGCTTTTCCAATGAGTCTTTTTTGGCATTAAAACAATCAATCCAACAAGCAAAAGATTCAAAAGCAAAGGTTGTAGTTTTAAGAAGTACTTCTGCAGGATCTTTTTCATTAGGTCTAGACTTGACAACTGTTAGTTCAATGGATATGTCAAAAGATCTTGCTCCATTTTTAGAACTATTTTATCACAACCTCACTGAAATTTACCAATTACCGATGCCTACCATTGCGGAAGTTTCAGGGCATGCGTTAGGGTATGGTGCGATGCTTGCTCTAGTTTGTGATTATCGTTTTGCCACTTCAGACATTCGTTTTGGATTACCTGAAGTGAAAATTGGAATCCAAGTACCTTCTTTTGTATATGCACTGATGGGGGAAGCCGTTGGTTATGATTTAGCAAAACGTCATGTGTTACTCGGTGATGCTTTTAAAGCAAAGGAGTATCCTACCTTATTTGAAGAAATTTCAGAAACAGAAGATGATTTGAAAAAGAAGTCGAAGTCTTTACAAACCAAACTGAAAAAAAATTCCTTCTCAGCAATGAGAGATACAAAAAAAGGAATTTTAAGTGTTCACAAACCTTTACTTGATCTGGTAAAAGAAGATGTAAAAAATACGATTGCAAGTATCCAATCACCTGACGCAAAAGAAGGCATCTCAGCCTCAGTTGAAGTCAGAAGGCCTGTGTTTACATCCTAA
- a CDS encoding M20 metallopeptidase family protein, whose product MKSFPTHRKDEMVLYRRTFHQNPELKYEEKETASFAKKHLESLGFTVEEGIAETGLVALFDSGKPGKTILVRADMDALPIHEENVHNYKSKNEGKMHACGHDGHTSILLALASDLKKDFSSFVPKGRVLLCFQPAEEGGSGADRMIESGILERYNVDSVFALHVWNHIDLGKVGVVNGTMMASVDEFKITVEGTSGHGAMPQHTVDPILVGSHLVTALQTLVSRNVDPLEPCVVTVGSFHSGNAFNVIPETAVLHGTVRTYSKSVYDMIPERMKQLVEQVGSGFGAKIRLDYKRIDKPTINDPVMADVVRKAAKSVLGDNCLTEENTRTMGGEDFSAFLMQKPGCYFFIGSRNEKKGFIHPHHSSFFDFDEDALPIGLAVMKEVIHTYLQDFS is encoded by the coding sequence ATGAAATCGTTTCCAACACATAGAAAAGATGAAATGGTATTGTACCGCCGTACCTTCCATCAAAATCCAGAACTCAAATATGAAGAAAAAGAGACTGCAAGTTTTGCAAAAAAACATTTAGAATCCTTAGGTTTTACTGTCGAAGAAGGAATTGCGGAAACTGGTCTTGTTGCATTGTTTGATTCTGGAAAACCAGGAAAAACCATTTTGGTACGTGCAGACATGGATGCCCTACCTATCCATGAAGAAAATGTTCACAATTATAAAAGTAAAAATGAAGGGAAAATGCATGCCTGTGGACATGATGGGCATACAAGTATCTTACTCGCGTTAGCTTCTGATCTAAAAAAAGATTTTTCAAGTTTTGTACCGAAAGGCAGAGTTCTACTCTGTTTCCAACCAGCAGAAGAAGGTGGATCTGGTGCTGATAGAATGATTGAATCCGGCATCTTAGAAAGATACAATGTTGATTCTGTTTTTGCACTCCATGTTTGGAACCATATTGATTTAGGAAAAGTGGGAGTTGTGAATGGAACCATGATGGCTTCCGTTGACGAATTCAAAATTACCGTTGAAGGTACCTCTGGACACGGAGCGATGCCACAACACACTGTAGATCCAATTCTTGTTGGTAGTCATTTAGTTACCGCCTTACAAACTTTAGTTTCAAGGAATGTAGATCCTTTGGAACCTTGTGTTGTGACAGTGGGATCCTTCCATTCTGGGAATGCATTTAATGTAATTCCCGAAACTGCAGTTTTACACGGAACGGTTCGTACCTATTCAAAATCTGTTTACGACATGATCCCGGAACGAATGAAACAATTGGTAGAACAAGTAGGTTCTGGTTTTGGAGCCAAAATTCGTTTGGATTACAAACGAATTGACAAACCAACGATCAATGACCCAGTGATGGCTGATGTCGTCCGAAAAGCTGCCAAGTCAGTTCTGGGTGATAATTGTCTAACGGAAGAAAATACTCGTACCATGGGTGGAGAGGATTTTTCTGCTTTTTTGATGCAAAAACCTGGCTGTTATTTTTTCATCGGGTCTAGAAATGAGAAAAAAGGTTTTATCCATCCTCATCATAGTTCCTTTTTCGATTTTGACGAAGATGCACTTCCCATTGGCCTTGCCGTTATGAAGGAAGTCATTCACACTTACCTCCAAGATTTTTCATAA
- a CDS encoding TolC family protein: MQLAQWENGDVVPEPLQGPGPKKLRLSISQAIEQVIENNTIVQNAKLEIVKADSPEWKNESKYSWRALASIQSAKQLFPSNRNNIFAGTIRSQDKISAGIEKQFKTGTYFKTEISTIRFDVNAFENPDSSTSGFASLLAAPPMYTGAISATLSQELLKYSFGKNEEEKEKLLKNQTLLVRENYINILTQLVVKILVDYWSLSIVDSRIATYEKVSKNTEEIRKLTLRKTGLGLSEGFEVNQWNQAYLKTQSLLEKAKVDRIEAERNLIRILNVDTSSSIEGVTDLSETLPTNINIKADVEYALAHRTDYLILKREREIAKLALNTALAEDDPSLLATVSYSSIGQNFLSPQENFIARQRGVTSFMYPQVTAELKMSYPLWDLGIKAAIRDAETNLKINELKIQNLEQEIEQEMAIRHEALIASHALLKDLQKTKKETETFYNGLMERFRQGRYTAVNVKNALDSLANTELAVTQAKINFNINLVRYELAKNSLFEKYGLDLYSILEEVEKRAKIETDKL, encoded by the coding sequence ATGCAACTAGCCCAGTGGGAAAATGGTGATGTAGTTCCGGAACCTCTGCAAGGGCCAGGTCCAAAAAAACTAAGATTGTCGATTTCCCAAGCAATTGAACAAGTCATTGAAAACAATACAATTGTACAAAATGCAAAATTAGAAATTGTCAAGGCGGACAGCCCAGAATGGAAAAATGAATCCAAGTATTCTTGGAGGGCACTAGCCAGTATCCAATCTGCAAAACAATTATTCCCAAGTAACAGAAATAACATCTTTGCAGGAACAATTCGTTCACAAGATAAAATCTCTGCGGGGATTGAAAAACAATTCAAAACTGGAACTTATTTTAAAACAGAAATCAGCACCATTCGTTTTGACGTAAACGCATTTGAAAACCCAGATTCTTCTACGTCGGGATTTGCAAGTTTACTTGCTGCCCCTCCAATGTATACAGGCGCAATTTCTGCGACTCTTTCACAAGAACTTCTAAAGTATAGTTTTGGTAAAAACGAAGAAGAAAAAGAGAAGTTATTAAAAAATCAAACCCTCCTTGTCAGGGAAAATTACATTAATATCTTAACTCAACTTGTCGTCAAAATCCTTGTTGATTATTGGTCTTTGAGTATCGTTGATTCCCGCATTGCAACGTATGAAAAAGTTTCAAAAAATACTGAGGAAATACGGAAATTAACACTTCGAAAAACTGGACTAGGACTTTCTGAAGGTTTCGAAGTAAACCAATGGAACCAAGCTTACCTCAAAACACAGTCATTACTTGAAAAAGCAAAAGTGGATCGGATTGAAGCAGAAAGAAATTTGATTCGCATTCTAAATGTTGATACATCTTCTTCTATTGAAGGTGTTACCGATTTAAGTGAAACTTTACCAACAAATATTAATATAAAAGCTGATGTTGAGTATGCATTAGCACATAGAACTGATTATTTAATCCTAAAAAGAGAAAGAGAAATCGCAAAACTGGCATTAAATACTGCATTGGCTGAAGATGATCCTTCTCTTTTGGCAACTGTTTCTTATAGTTCGATTGGACAAAACTTTTTATCTCCACAAGAAAACTTCATAGCAAGACAACGTGGAGTTACTTCCTTTATGTATCCTCAAGTGACAGCAGAATTAAAAATGTCATATCCATTATGGGATTTGGGAATCAAAGCAGCCATTCGAGATGCCGAAACTAATTTAAAAATCAATGAACTCAAGATTCAAAACTTAGAACAAGAAATTGAACAAGAAATGGCAATTCGACATGAAGCATTGATTGCAAGTCATGCTCTGCTCAAAGACTTACAAAAAACAAAAAAGGAAACCGAAACATTTTATAACGGACTCATGGAACGTTTTAGACAAGGCCGATATACAGCTGTAAATGTCAAAAATGCTCTTGATAGTTTGGCCAATACGGAACTTGCTGTCACCCAAGCCAAAATTAATTTTAATATCAACTTAGTTCGTTACGAATTAGCTAAAAATTCTCTATTTGAAAAGTATGGTTTAGATTTGTATTCCATTTTGGAAGAAGTAGAAAAACGAGCTAAAATCGAAACAGATAAATTATGA